From Gemmatimonadota bacterium, the proteins below share one genomic window:
- a CDS encoding 2-oxo acid dehydrogenase subunit E2 has product PDVNASIDGSDIVYRDYVNMGIAVGTDRGLVVPVLKSAERMSFATIESEIKRVALSAREGKLGLDELSGGTFTITNGGVFGSLLSTPILNPPQTGILGMHAIQNRPIAVGDEVVVRPMMYLALTYDHRLIDGQTSVTFLVRVKDLLEDPARMMLEV; this is encoded by the coding sequence CCCGATGTCAATGCCAGTATCGATGGTTCCGATATTGTCTATCGCGATTATGTCAATATGGGCATTGCAGTGGGTACTGATCGCGGTCTTGTCGTGCCGGTTTTGAAGTCGGCAGAGCGCATGTCTTTTGCCACTATTGAGTCTGAAATTAAGCGCGTGGCGCTTTCTGCGCGAGAAGGCAAGTTGGGGTTGGATGAGTTGAGCGGGGGCACGTTTACAATTACCAATGGCGGGGTGTTTGGGTCGCTGTTGTCAACGCCTATTCTCAATCCGCCCCAGACGGGTATTTTGGGCATGCACGCGATTCAGAATCGGCCTATCGCCGTGGGGGATGAGGTGGTTGTTCGCCCGATGATGTATCTGGCATTGACTTATGATCATCGCCTGATTGACGGCCAGACTTCGGTTACATTCCTGGTTCGCGTAAAAGACTTGCTCGAAGATCCCGCGCGT